One Gloeobacter morelensis MG652769 DNA window includes the following coding sequences:
- a CDS encoding tetratricopeptide repeat protein yields the protein MRSKPQFWLIYLLIFGLCLPTAPPAAVAQTAADNQAARLLAQGDAKLQRQDFAGALEEYTRAIRLDPNSALAYSNRARARSRLGDLQGVIADCTEAIRLDPDLAAAYGNRGNARAALGDRTGAAADYSEVIRRDPNNALALHNRALARAALGDTAGAVGDLKKAAQLAKAQRDSALYQSATSRIRQYGTPTAASVRTPKATAVPRSRSAAKSAPTAEPEWQLRVPMEPRSVPLMLGLGIGEGGGPGLAIVNWVASQTRHSGLRTGDRLVALDGRAVDSTADLSAMLRRRRPGEQVALTYRRGGSERTINLALLNSVVPLEPEEPPRPLGALLVLPPSPRLEAEQIFGWGNVRAVEGLESELLIVVGSAASEAVLQERTGALFRQLQPFGIRALAVEVEAPAQPWRAVISETGVQVQAAQLPWRSAPVTIEAGTYLPVQLDWPTDGSPPNAGQDVTGRVLYDARDRRGIPLVRAGTAVQGQLVPTAPLGVRLVLTSLGANPVAAASEVLPLKEEFELRSGLYGGGDLFNRYFATVYDGQVVGARLREPVVLEGDAPGEPSEATPARTAVVGELLSGNLPGRRDPQQALAFYNQGVRAAAASQWQSAAALWQASLILLPSQPARSALGWVYERMGQELLVRGDAATAAAWLELAVHLRPRSVNASRLLSAAYGRLLAPKISANRSPVQLAYYRHLAARFDLSMGEELGGSGRLFAREPVRPTTADYIDSSLVRGQVVRFTRLPIRLYTGGAPEPEMAAAVWRAALKWQTGSGGAVRFVRVEDPLQADIAVVFVAADREGRAGHASFTGLGNRMPMLKVTLGLGHLLGERPGDWPEYIQMLAVHELGHAIGLWGHSDDPEDIMYPEMRGVHEPSGRDLQTLRRLYAMPAGITRP from the coding sequence ATGAGGTCGAAGCCCCAGTTCTGGTTGATCTACCTGCTGATTTTTGGTCTGTGCCTTCCCACCGCGCCGCCGGCCGCTGTGGCGCAAACGGCTGCCGATAATCAAGCCGCCCGGTTGCTCGCTCAGGGAGACGCCAAACTGCAGCGTCAGGACTTTGCCGGGGCGCTCGAGGAGTATACTCGCGCCATCCGCCTCGATCCCAATAGCGCCCTGGCCTATAGCAATCGGGCGCGTGCCCGCTCCAGGCTCGGGGATCTGCAGGGGGTGATCGCCGATTGCACTGAGGCTATCCGCCTCGACCCGGACCTGGCGGCGGCCTACGGCAACCGGGGCAATGCCCGCGCCGCTTTGGGCGATCGCACGGGGGCAGCGGCGGACTACTCAGAAGTGATCCGCCGCGATCCGAACAATGCCCTGGCGCTGCACAACCGCGCCCTGGCCCGCGCCGCTTTGGGAGATACCGCCGGGGCGGTGGGCGACCTCAAAAAGGCGGCCCAACTGGCGAAGGCCCAGAGAGACAGCGCTTTGTACCAGTCGGCGACCAGCCGCATCCGCCAGTACGGCACCCCGACCGCCGCCTCTGTCCGTACTCCCAAAGCAACCGCCGTCCCCCGCAGCAGATCGGCCGCCAAATCCGCACCGACCGCCGAACCCGAATGGCAGCTGCGGGTGCCGATGGAGCCCAGATCCGTGCCTTTGATGCTGGGTCTGGGCATTGGTGAAGGGGGCGGGCCGGGACTCGCCATCGTCAACTGGGTGGCAAGCCAGACGCGCCATAGCGGTCTGCGCACCGGGGATCGTTTGGTGGCCCTCGATGGACGGGCCGTGGACAGCACCGCGGATCTCTCGGCGATGCTCAGGCGCCGTCGGCCGGGCGAGCAGGTCGCCCTTACCTACCGGCGCGGCGGCAGCGAACGGACGATCAACCTGGCGCTGCTCAATTCGGTAGTGCCGCTGGAGCCCGAGGAGCCACCCCGGCCGCTCGGTGCGCTGCTGGTCCTCCCGCCTTCTCCCCGACTGGAGGCTGAGCAGATCTTCGGCTGGGGAAACGTGCGGGCTGTCGAAGGCCTAGAAAGTGAGCTGCTCATCGTGGTTGGGTCGGCAGCGAGCGAAGCCGTGCTGCAGGAGCGGACAGGAGCACTCTTTCGACAGTTGCAGCCTTTCGGGATCCGGGCGCTTGCAGTCGAGGTGGAGGCGCCGGCGCAGCCCTGGCGGGCCGTGATAAGCGAGACCGGGGTGCAGGTGCAGGCGGCTCAACTGCCCTGGCGCAGCGCGCCCGTGACGATCGAGGCCGGTACTTACCTGCCGGTGCAACTGGACTGGCCGACCGACGGATCGCCACCCAACGCAGGACAGGACGTCACAGGCAGGGTACTCTACGACGCGCGCGACCGGCGGGGCATACCGCTTGTTCGGGCGGGCACTGCGGTACAGGGGCAACTCGTTCCGACAGCCCCGCTGGGAGTGCGGCTGGTACTCACAAGTCTTGGCGCGAATCCCGTGGCGGCTGCATCGGAGGTGCTCCCGCTCAAAGAAGAGTTCGAGTTGCGTAGCGGCCTCTACGGTGGGGGCGACCTGTTCAACCGCTATTTCGCCACGGTCTACGACGGTCAGGTGGTGGGGGCGCGTCTGCGGGAGCCGGTGGTGCTGGAGGGAGACGCTCCGGGTGAACCGTCCGAGGCAACTCCTGCCCGCACAGCGGTAGTCGGAGAGTTGCTGAGCGGCAACCTGCCGGGGCGCCGCGATCCACAACAAGCTCTCGCTTTTTATAACCAGGGTGTGCGGGCTGCTGCCGCCTCGCAATGGCAATCGGCGGCGGCGCTATGGCAGGCTTCGCTGATATTGTTGCCGTCGCAACCGGCGCGTTCCGCCCTGGGATGGGTCTACGAGCGGATGGGCCAGGAGCTGTTGGTACGGGGCGATGCGGCCACGGCGGCAGCCTGGCTGGAACTGGCTGTGCACCTGCGCCCCAGGAGCGTCAACGCTTCGCGGTTGCTGAGCGCCGCCTACGGCCGTCTGCTCGCACCCAAAATATCGGCCAACCGCTCGCCGGTTCAGCTGGCCTACTACCGCCATCTGGCCGCGCGCTTCGATCTTTCCATGGGCGAAGAACTCGGCGGCTCCGGGCGGCTGTTTGCCCGCGAGCCCGTTCGTCCGACTACAGCGGATTACATCGATTCGAGCCTGGTGCGCGGTCAGGTGGTCCGCTTTACGCGCCTGCCGATTCGGCTCTATACCGGCGGCGCCCCCGAACCGGAGATGGCCGCCGCCGTCTGGCGGGCCGCCCTCAAATGGCAGACCGGCAGCGGCGGCGCAGTGCGATTCGTGCGGGTGGAAGATCCCCTGCAGGCGGATATCGCCGTGGTTTTCGTCGCGGCGGACCGCGAAGGACGGGCGGGCCACGCCAGTTTCACCGGTCTGGGCAACCGCATGCCGATGCTCAAGGTCACCCTCGGCCTCGGGCACCTGCTGGGTGAGCGACCGGGCGATTGGCCCGAGTACATCCAGATGCTCGCGGTGCATGAACTCGGCCACGCCATTGGACTTTGGGGCCACAGCGACGACCCCGAAGACATCATGTACCCCGAGATGCGCGGTGTGCACGAGCCGTCGGGCCGGGATCTGCAGACGCTCCGGCGTCTGTACGCCATGCCAGCTGGGATCACTCGACCTTAA